In one Thioclava sp. ES.031 genomic region, the following are encoded:
- a CDS encoding DNA translocase FtsK produces MASYQVRQRDPLFDQDTQAVLERRGKELVGGLLVVFGLLAAMMLFSYHPEDPSWMAASDEPVQNWLGRIGAGIASPLFVIVGHGAWLLPAALVAWGLRMITHRGEERLVSRMIFFPIAVAVAAVYAALLVPGDQWGQAFGLGGHFGDMIAGAMLGIVPISGVVGLKLLSLVLAAATLAMATFVLGFTKPELQAITRFMWLGTVAIYVGAMNLLGRGASASVTGARSAAERARQRRAEAAERAAELAAWEEQQAYAAHDWAPEVEAAPAARPSFLSRIRRPVEPDYDPYDASPELFETEPYWDDQPQPAAPSEDRIRARISQAVQNRKAAPIVADYAPEPEAPLHHDMPETFADPEPEAPRPSASVLAAVAKRLARAPRQPQVVHQEPPLRAEPQLRAEPPLKAKPRFMPGFGAPAAAAPEHAPEMAYAGADEPHMTAAEQVAQDYGYAGDDSRDWTHPDYEGFEADPRDMRTEHFYAGEPHSFDETGAAQWIEEDVVPEIPASARGLDRQVIKQPEPKRVVQPAAKPAAPSRRAIEEAQPKMAFEKPKTAPFEMPPLSLLTNPTTIQRHQLSDEALEENARMLETVLDDYGVKGEIVSVRPGPVVTMYELEPAPGLKASRVIGLADDIARSMSALSARVSTVPGRSVIGIELPNDHREKVVLREILSARDFDDKNIKLPLALGKTIGGEPIVTNLAKMPHLLIAGTTGSGKSVAINTMILSLLYRLTPEECRLIMIDPKMLELSVYDGIPHLLSPVVTDPKKAVVALKWVVSEMEERYRKMSKMGVRNIEGYNGRVKESLEKGEMFKRTVQTGFDEETGEPIFETDEFQPEPFPYIVVIVDEMADLMMVAGKEIEACIQRLAQMARASGIHLIMATQRPSVDVITGTIKANFPTRISFQVTSKIDSRTILGEQGAEQLLGMGDMLYMAGGGKITRCHGPFVSDEEVEEIVNHLKSFGPPEYMSGVVEGPDDDTASDIDAVLGLNTGGNTGGEDALYDQAVGIVIKDRKCSTSYIQRKLGIGYNKAARLVEQMEDQGIVSSANHVGKREILVPEQQ; encoded by the coding sequence ATGGCATCTTATCAGGTTCGACAGCGCGATCCGCTTTTCGATCAGGACACGCAAGCCGTTCTGGAACGGCGTGGCAAGGAATTGGTGGGGGGGCTGCTGGTCGTCTTCGGCCTGCTCGCCGCGATGATGCTTTTCTCCTATCACCCCGAAGATCCAAGCTGGATGGCAGCCTCGGATGAGCCGGTGCAGAACTGGCTGGGCCGGATCGGTGCCGGGATCGCCTCGCCGCTCTTCGTGATCGTCGGGCACGGCGCGTGGCTGCTGCCCGCGGCGCTGGTGGCCTGGGGCCTGCGCATGATCACCCATCGCGGCGAAGAGCGCCTCGTGTCGCGGATGATCTTCTTCCCGATCGCCGTGGCCGTCGCCGCCGTTTACGCAGCGCTTCTGGTGCCGGGCGATCAATGGGGTCAGGCCTTCGGCCTCGGTGGCCATTTCGGCGACATGATTGCGGGCGCGATGCTGGGGATCGTTCCGATCTCGGGCGTGGTCGGGCTGAAGCTTCTGTCGCTGGTCCTTGCTGCTGCGACGCTGGCCATGGCGACCTTCGTTCTCGGCTTCACCAAGCCTGAGCTGCAAGCGATCACGCGCTTCATGTGGCTGGGCACGGTCGCGATCTATGTCGGCGCGATGAACCTTCTGGGCCGCGGGGCGTCGGCCTCGGTCACGGGGGCTCGCTCGGCCGCAGAGCGGGCGCGTCAGCGTCGCGCGGAAGCAGCCGAACGCGCCGCAGAGCTGGCGGCTTGGGAAGAGCAGCAGGCCTATGCCGCGCATGACTGGGCGCCCGAGGTCGAAGCGGCCCCGGCGGCACGCCCGTCCTTCCTGTCGCGTATCCGTCGTCCGGTGGAACCCGATTACGATCCCTATGATGCCTCGCCCGAACTGTTCGAGACCGAGCCCTATTGGGACGACCAGCCGCAGCCCGCAGCGCCGTCCGAGGATCGCATTCGCGCCCGGATCAGCCAGGCGGTGCAGAACCGCAAGGCGGCGCCGATCGTGGCCGATTACGCGCCCGAACCCGAAGCCCCGCTGCATCACGACATGCCCGAGACCTTCGCCGACCCCGAGCCGGAGGCGCCGCGTCCCTCGGCCTCGGTGCTGGCCGCCGTCGCCAAGCGCCTCGCACGCGCGCCGCGTCAGCCGCAGGTCGTGCATCAGGAACCGCCGCTGCGGGCCGAGCCGCAACTGCGCGCCGAACCGCCGCTCAAGGCCAAGCCGCGCTTCATGCCGGGCTTTGGCGCGCCTGCGGCTGCCGCCCCCGAGCATGCACCCGAAATGGCCTATGCCGGTGCCGACGAGCCGCATATGACGGCGGCGGAGCAGGTTGCGCAGGACTATGGTTATGCGGGCGACGACAGCCGCGACTGGACCCACCCGGATTACGAAGGCTTCGAGGCCGATCCCCGCGACATGCGCACCGAGCATTTCTACGCCGGCGAGCCGCACTCTTTCGACGAGACGGGCGCTGCGCAATGGATCGAGGAAGACGTGGTGCCGGAAATCCCGGCCTCCGCGCGCGGTCTCGACCGTCAGGTGATCAAGCAGCCCGAGCCGAAGCGCGTCGTGCAGCCTGCGGCGAAACCCGCCGCCCCCTCGCGTCGCGCGATCGAAGAGGCGCAGCCGAAGATGGCCTTCGAGAAGCCGAAAACCGCGCCCTTCGAGATGCCGCCGCTGTCGCTTCTGACCAACCCCACGACGATCCAGCGCCACCAGCTCTCGGATGAGGCGCTGGAAGAGAACGCGCGGATGCTCGAAACCGTGCTCGACGATTACGGCGTGAAGGGTGAGATCGTCTCGGTTCGCCCCGGTCCCGTCGTCACGATGTACGAACTCGAGCCCGCGCCGGGTCTGAAAGCCAGCCGCGTGATCGGTCTGGCCGACGATATCGCCCGCTCGATGTCGGCGCTGTCGGCACGTGTCTCGACCGTGCCGGGCCGCTCGGTGATCGGGATCGAACTGCCGAACGACCACCGCGAGAAGGTCGTGCTGCGCGAGATCCTCTCGGCGCGCGATTTCGACGACAAGAACATCAAGCTGCCGCTGGCTCTGGGCAAGACCATCGGCGGCGAGCCGATCGTGACCAACCTCGCCAAGATGCCCCACCTGCTGATCGCGGGGACGACCGGCTCGGGTAAGTCGGTGGCGATCAACACGATGATCCTGTCGCTGCTCTACCGTCTGACGCCGGAAGAGTGCCGCCTGATCATGATCGACCCGAAGATGCTCGAACTCTCCGTCTATGACGGCATCCCGCATCTGCTGTCGCCGGTTGTGACCGATCCGAAGAAGGCGGTCGTTGCGCTGAAATGGGTCGTCTCGGAGATGGAAGAGCGCTATCGCAAGATGTCCAAGATGGGCGTGCGCAACATCGAGGGCTACAACGGCCGCGTGAAGGAAAGCCTTGAGAAAGGCGAGATGTTCAAGCGCACCGTGCAGACCGGCTTCGACGAGGAGACCGGCGAGCCGATCTTCGAGACGGACGAATTCCAGCCCGAGCCCTTCCCCTATATCGTCGTCATCGTCGACGAGATGGCCGACCTGATGATGGTCGCCGGCAAGGAGATCGAGGCCTGTATCCAGCGTCTGGCGCAGATGGCGCGGGCCTCGGGCATCCACCTGATCATGGCCACGCAGCGCCCCTCGGTCGATGTCATCACCGGCACGATCAAGGCGAACTTCCCGACCCGGATCTCCTTCCAGGTTACGTCGAAGATCGACAGCCGCACCATTCTGGGCGAGCAGGGCGCCGAGCAGCTTCTGGGCATGGGCGACATGCTTTACATGGCAGGCGGCGGCAAGATCACCCGTTGCCACGGGCCGTTCGTCTCCGACGAGGAAGTCGAGGAAATCGTTAACCACCTCAAGAGCTTCGGTCCGCCGGAATACATGTCGGGCGTGGTCGAAGGCCCCGACGACGACACGGCGAGCGATATCGACGCGGTGCTCGGCCTCAACACTGGCGGCAATACCGGCGGCGAGGATGCGCTCTACGATCAGGCGGTGGGCATCGTGATAAAGGATCGCAAATGCTCGACCTCCTATATCCAGCGCAAGCTGGGCATCGGCTATAACAAGGCCGCGCGCCTCGTGGAGCAGATGGAAGATCAGGGCATCGTGTCCTCGGCCAACCATGTCGGCAAGCGCGAAATCCTCGTGCCCGAACAGCAATAA
- a CDS encoding ATP-binding protein yields the protein MRERVRPKSPPSTARPSPHPQQTEVRVFNLSFAATPIAVRDALRAAVARFIRLMTEEEAGTLELILAEILNNIVEHGYGDSGKGTISLSIARDGKGLTCSVSDDGVALPPACLDLEDRDPERPDPTSLPEGGFGWFLIRDLATDLGYHREEGRNLLAFRMPLDPIEMRQAG from the coding sequence ATGCGTGAGCGTGTGAGACCGAAATCGCCCCCCAGCACCGCGCGCCCAAGCCCGCACCCGCAGCAGACGGAAGTGCGGGTCTTCAACCTCAGCTTCGCGGCGACACCGATCGCGGTGCGCGACGCGCTGCGGGCCGCCGTGGCGCGTTTCATCCGTCTGATGACCGAGGAAGAGGCTGGGACGCTCGAATTGATTCTCGCGGAAATCCTCAACAACATCGTCGAGCATGGCTACGGCGATAGCGGCAAAGGCACGATCTCTCTCTCCATCGCGCGCGACGGTAAGGGGCTCACCTGCTCGGTCAGCGACGATGGGGTCGCGCTGCCCCCGGCCTGCCTCGATCTGGAAGACCGCGACCCGGAGCGGCCCGACCCCACCAGCCTGCCCGAAGGTGGTTTCGGCTGGTTCCTGATCCGCGATCTTGCGACCGATCTGGGCTATCACCGCGAGGAAGGGCGCAATCTGCTCGCCTTCCGCATGCCGCTAGACCCGATCGAGATGCGACAGGCGGGATAA
- a CDS encoding lytic transglycosylase, with protein sequence MKKYLALGVVLAVAACGGGPSKPPRNLDDACAIIKERPQYFNAMRRTEARWGVPVAVQMATIHQESKFDGNAKTPQRFALGIIPLGRQSSAYGYSQALDGTWDEYREDTHRFGARRNRIADATDFMGWYMDGTQKQLGISKADARNQYLAYHEGRGGYSRGSHRSKSWLLAVANRVASRAQMYQIQLQSCRR encoded by the coding sequence ATGAAGAAATACCTCGCCCTCGGCGTAGTGCTTGCGGTGGCCGCCTGCGGAGGCGGACCGTCCAAGCCCCCGCGCAATCTTGATGACGCCTGCGCGATCATCAAAGAACGCCCGCAATATTTCAACGCCATGCGCCGGACGGAGGCCCGCTGGGGCGTGCCGGTCGCCGTGCAGATGGCCACGATCCACCAGGAAAGCAAGTTCGACGGCAATGCGAAGACGCCGCAGCGCTTCGCGCTCGGGATCATCCCGCTGGGCCGTCAAAGTTCCGCCTATGGCTACAGCCAAGCGCTGGATGGCACCTGGGACGAGTATCGCGAAGACACCCATCGCTTCGGCGCAAGGCGCAACCGCATCGCCGACGCGACCGACTTCATGGGCTGGTACATGGACGGCACGCAGAAGCAGCTCGGCATTTCCAAGGCCGACGCGCGCAACCAGTATCTGGCCTATCACGAAGGGCGCGGCGGCTATTCGCGCGGGTCACACCGGTCGAAATCCTGGCTTCTCGCCGTCGCCAACCGTGTCGCATCCCGCGCGCAGATGTATCAGATTCAGCTGCAATCCTGTCGGCGCTGA
- a CDS encoding STAS domain-containing protein: MNLTAEALEGALVVHLAEARLDAAIAIRFKERMRDVTVQPAARVLLDLSKVEFLDSSGLGAVVAVMKSLAPNRQLELCGLTPNVAKVFRLTRMDSVLPIHADIEAALGEGRKYA; this comes from the coding sequence ATGAACCTCACTGCCGAAGCGCTGGAAGGCGCGCTCGTCGTCCATCTGGCCGAGGCGCGGCTGGACGCTGCCATCGCGATCCGGTTCAAGGAAAGAATGCGCGATGTGACCGTGCAACCGGCGGCGCGGGTGCTGCTGGACCTCTCGAAGGTGGAATTTCTCGACAGTTCCGGGCTGGGCGCGGTGGTGGCGGTGATGAAATCGCTCGCGCCAAACCGGCAGCTCGAGCTTTGCGGGCTGACGCCGAATGTCGCGAAGGTTTTTCGCCTGACCCGCATGGATTCGGTGCTGCCAATCCACGCCGACATCGAAGCCGCGCTGGGGGAGGGCCGGAAATATGCGTGA
- a CDS encoding amidase translates to MEWRLAGAAEQGRAIAAGQLDPVEQTEAYLEVAEASEDIYARLTPQRARDEAMAAHQRAKQGTRRGMLDGVALSWKDLFDTAGVATEAGTRLLAGRVPERDADVLIEATLGGSVCLGKTHMTELAFSGLGVNPMTATPPNIHDPELAPGGSSSGAALSVARGLAAAAVGSDTGGSVRIPAAWNDIVGLKTTHGRITTKGVVPLCRTFDTVGPITRNVEDAAHVLALLERRAAPDLRETSLKGKRLLVLEGLPFEGTREKPVQGFERAVEAFAKAGAVIERRGLPMVRPAMDLSGVLFAPEAYGEWKHEIEAAPEKMFAAILERFRSGRDALASDYAKGWHELAGYRAAYLEATAEYDAVLVPTSPILPPDVRRLLSDKAYFQEENVLALRNTRIGNVLGLCALNLPTGIPSCGISLMAPPMTEDRLLRLGMAAESSLA, encoded by the coding sequence ATGGAATGGCGGTTGGCAGGGGCTGCGGAACAAGGACGGGCGATTGCCGCCGGTCAGCTCGATCCGGTGGAGCAGACCGAGGCCTATCTGGAGGTGGCTGAAGCCTCGGAGGACATCTATGCGCGTCTCACGCCGCAGCGGGCGCGCGACGAGGCGATGGCCGCGCATCAACGCGCCAAGCAGGGAACCAGGCGCGGGATGCTCGACGGGGTCGCGCTGTCTTGGAAGGACCTGTTCGACACCGCCGGGGTCGCGACGGAGGCGGGTACGCGGCTGCTGGCGGGGCGTGTGCCTGAGCGCGATGCGGATGTGCTGATCGAAGCCACGCTGGGCGGCTCGGTCTGTCTGGGCAAGACGCATATGACGGAACTGGCCTTCTCGGGGCTGGGCGTGAACCCGATGACGGCGACGCCGCCGAATATTCATGACCCCGAACTCGCGCCGGGCGGTTCGTCCTCGGGCGCGGCGCTGTCGGTGGCGCGCGGATTGGCGGCGGCGGCGGTGGGCTCGGACACGGGCGGTTCGGTGCGTATTCCGGCCGCGTGGAACGATATCGTGGGGCTCAAGACGACTCATGGGCGGATCACGACGAAAGGCGTCGTGCCGCTCTGCCGGACCTTCGACACGGTCGGGCCGATCACGCGCAATGTCGAGGATGCCGCGCATGTGCTGGCGCTGCTGGAGCGGCGCGCCGCGCCGGATCTGCGCGAGACGAGCCTCAAGGGCAAACGGCTGCTGGTGCTGGAAGGGCTGCCGTTCGAGGGCACGCGCGAAAAGCCGGTGCAGGGCTTCGAGCGGGCCGTCGAGGCCTTCGCCAAGGCGGGCGCGGTGATCGAGCGGCGGGGCCTGCCGATGGTGCGCCCGGCGATGGACCTTTCGGGTGTTCTTTTCGCCCCCGAAGCCTATGGCGAATGGAAGCACGAGATCGAAGCTGCGCCCGAGAAGATGTTCGCGGCGATCCTAGAGCGGTTCCGCAGCGGGCGCGACGCGCTGGCCTCGGATTATGCGAAGGGCTGGCACGAACTGGCGGGCTACCGCGCCGCCTATCTGGAGGCGACCGCGGAATATGACGCCGTTCTGGTGCCGACCTCGCCGATCCTGCCGCCCGATGTGCGCCGCCTTCTCAGCGACAAGGCCTATTTCCAGGAAGAGAACGTGCTCGCGCTGCGCAACACCCGGATCGGCAACGTGCTGGGGCTATGCGCGCTCAACCTTCCGACGGGCATCCCAAGCTGCGGGATTTCGCTGATGGCGCCGCCGATGACGGAGGATCGGTTGCTGCGTTTGGGCATGGCCGCCGAATCGTCGCTGGCCTGA
- a CDS encoding FAD-dependent monooxygenase translates to MKHDSDVIIAGGGLNGPALALALASAGLSVTLVDAAPARQRATDTFDGRAYAMAIASQKLLRAIGVWDGLADQAQPMMEVKAADGHAGEGAAPFFLHFDARELDQAPVGYMLEDRYLYRAFLDAMEASDKITLLHETQVTGQLVVPGGVEVSLSTGKTLTAKLLIGADGRRSRVAERAGITREGWGYGQTALVAAVEHEKPHNGIAQQFFMPTGPLAILPLKGNRSSIVWSETEENAKTISALDDEDFLAVLRPRFGDFLGEIKLAGPRFSYPLNLTLAKAYVAPRVALVGDAAHGVHPIAGQGLNLGLRDVAALAEIVVEAMRRGEDIGAEDVLERYQGWRRFDSTSLALGMDTVNKLFSNDNPLLKAGRDLGMGLVQAIPGLRRGFMQQAAGLSGPLPRLLQGRAL, encoded by the coding sequence ATGAAACACGATTCAGATGTCATCATCGCGGGCGGCGGGCTCAACGGCCCCGCCTTGGCGCTTGCACTGGCCTCCGCCGGCCTTTCCGTGACCCTTGTCGACGCCGCACCGGCACGCCAGCGCGCGACCGACACGTTCGACGGCCGCGCCTATGCGATGGCGATCGCGTCGCAGAAACTGCTGCGCGCGATTGGCGTCTGGGACGGGCTGGCCGATCAGGCGCAGCCGATGATGGAAGTGAAAGCCGCCGACGGTCACGCAGGCGAAGGGGCGGCCCCTTTCTTCCTGCATTTCGACGCGCGCGAGCTGGATCAGGCGCCGGTCGGCTACATGCTGGAGGATCGCTACCTCTATCGTGCCTTCCTCGATGCGATGGAGGCGAGCGACAAGATCACGCTGTTGCACGAGACGCAGGTGACAGGCCAGCTGGTCGTGCCCGGCGGGGTCGAGGTGAGCCTGTCCACCGGCAAGACCCTGACCGCGAAGCTGCTGATCGGGGCGGACGGTCGCCGCTCACGCGTGGCCGAACGCGCCGGGATCACCCGCGAAGGTTGGGGCTACGGCCAGACCGCGCTGGTGGCTGCGGTCGAGCACGAGAAGCCCCATAACGGCATCGCGCAGCAGTTCTTCATGCCGACCGGGCCGCTGGCGATCCTGCCGCTGAAGGGCAACCGGTCGTCGATCGTCTGGAGCGAGACCGAGGAAAACGCGAAGACGATCTCGGCGCTGGATGACGAGGATTTCCTCGCCGTGCTGCGCCCGCGCTTCGGCGATTTCCTTGGCGAGATCAAACTGGCGGGTCCGCGCTTCTCTTACCCGCTGAACCTGACGCTTGCGAAAGCCTATGTCGCGCCGCGCGTGGCGCTGGTGGGCGATGCGGCGCATGGCGTGCATCCGATCGCGGGCCAGGGCCTGAACCTCGGGCTGCGCGATGTCGCGGCGCTGGCGGAGATCGTGGTCGAGGCAATGCGGCGCGGCGAGGATATCGGCGCCGAGGACGTTCTGGAGCGTTATCAGGGCTGGCGGCGCTTCGACTCGACCTCGCTCGCGCTCGGCATGGATACCGTGAACAAGCTGTTCTCGAACGACAATCCGCTGCTGAAAGCGGGGCGCGATCTGGGGATGGGTCTGGTGCAGGCGATCCCGGGGCTGCGGCGCGGGTTCATGCAGCAAGCGGCGGGCCTGTCAGGCCCCCTGCCCCGCCTGTTGCAGGGCCGCGCGCTTTAA
- a CDS encoding outer membrane lipoprotein carrier protein LolA yields MKQIRILLAAIFTLALALPASAGKVSLNEISAYLNALSSASADFTQVNSDGSISTGKLFIKRPGRARFQYNNDKTLVLASANRVAVFDPKSNQPPEQYPLVKTPLNLILGRNIDLNRNGMVVGYTTDGPKTIVTAQDPEHPEYGNIQLIFTDGPVELRQWVITNQSGEKTTTILNNLQKGGNFATSMFSIDQALAQRR; encoded by the coding sequence ATGAAACAGATCCGCATCCTGCTCGCCGCGATCTTCACGCTGGCGCTCGCCCTTCCGGCCTCGGCCGGGAAAGTGTCGCTGAATGAAATCTCGGCCTATCTGAACGCGCTGTCCTCCGCCTCGGCGGATTTCACGCAGGTCAATTCGGACGGGTCGATCTCGACCGGCAAGCTGTTCATCAAGCGCCCCGGCCGGGCGCGCTTCCAATACAATAACGACAAGACGCTGGTGCTGGCCTCGGCCAACCGGGTTGCGGTGTTCGATCCCAAATCGAACCAGCCGCCGGAGCAATATCCGCTGGTGAAGACGCCGCTGAACCTGATCCTGGGGCGGAATATCGACCTGAATCGCAACGGCATGGTCGTGGGCTACACGACGGATGGGCCGAAGACGATCGTCACTGCGCAGGACCCGGAGCATCCCGAATACGGGAATATTCAGCTGATCTTTACCGACGGGCCGGTCGAGCTGCGCCAGTGGGTGATCACCAACCAGTCGGGCGAGAAGACCACGACGATCCTGAACAACCTGCAGAAGGGCGGCAACTTCGCCACGTCGATGTTCTCCATCGATCAGGCACTGGCCCAGCGGCGCTGA
- a CDS encoding Trm112 family protein produces MSDETESETAREKPLFDRHMLEALVCPLTHAVLKYDAEKQELVSQPAKLAFPIRGGIPILLADEARRIDE; encoded by the coding sequence ATGAGCGACGAGACTGAGAGCGAGACGGCCCGCGAGAAGCCGCTATTCGACCGGCACATGCTGGAGGCGCTCGTGTGCCCGCTGACCCATGCGGTGCTGAAATACGATGCCGAGAAGCAGGAACTGGTTTCGCAGCCCGCGAAGCTGGCCTTCCCGATCCGGGGCGGCATCCCGATCCTTCTCGCAGACGAGGCCCGCCGGATCGACGAATAA
- the hspQ gene encoding heat shock protein HspQ, protein MHTTHAKYHIGQVVRHRNHPFRGVVFDVDAIFSNSQEWYDAIPEESRPSKDQPYYHLLAENDESYYVAYVSEQNLVADFSGEPVSHPDLEDLFGEFGNGSYRLQFQLN, encoded by the coding sequence ATGCATACCACGCACGCGAAATATCACATCGGCCAAGTGGTGCGGCATCGCAACCACCCGTTCCGCGGGGTGGTGTTCGATGTCGATGCGATCTTCTCCAACTCGCAGGAGTGGTATGACGCGATTCCCGAGGAGTCGCGCCCGTCCAAGGATCAGCCCTATTACCACCTGCTCGCAGAGAACGACGAGAGCTATTACGTGGCCTATGTGTCCGAGCAGAACCTCGTTGCGGATTTCTCCGGCGAACCGGTGAGCCATCCCGATCTCGAGGATCTCTTCGGCGAATTCGGCAATGGCTCCTACCGGCTGCAATTCCAACTGAACTGA
- a CDS encoding aminotransferase class I/II-fold pyridoxal phosphate-dependent enzyme encodes MDFPERFSNLPEYAFPRLRALLDSHEPGGDVLAMSIGEPRHPMPEFVGDVIAQSLGEFGKYPANDGTPELLDAISGWLKRRYSVEIGPERIMALNGTREGLYNAAMALSPETKRGKTPVIAIPNPFYQVYAVAAAAVGAEPVFVPAGADTGFLPNYAALAPEVLDRITVAYLCSPSNPQGAVASREYLADLLHLAEKHDFIVFADECYSEIWREAPPPGAAQVAAEEGIDPERVVIFHSLSKRSNLPGLRSGFLAAGPQSIKHIRRLRAYAGAPLPQPLQRVAERAWADEAHVTENRRLYAEKYEIAGQIFDGVGGFQLPQGGFFLWLPVEDGEAAALKLWTETGIRVLPGAYLAREVNGENPGQKYIRVALVAPKAETQRGLMQLRDCLYG; translated from the coding sequence ATGGACTTTCCCGAGCGGTTTTCGAACCTGCCCGAATACGCATTTCCGCGTTTACGCGCGCTGCTCGATTCGCATGAACCGGGCGGCGACGTCTTGGCTATGTCCATCGGTGAGCCGCGCCATCCGATGCCCGAGTTCGTCGGCGATGTGATCGCGCAAAGCCTTGGAGAATTTGGGAAATATCCCGCCAATGACGGGACGCCCGAATTGCTGGACGCGATCTCGGGCTGGCTGAAGCGGCGCTATTCGGTCGAGATCGGCCCCGAGCGGATCATGGCGCTCAACGGCACCCGCGAGGGGCTCTACAACGCCGCGATGGCGCTTTCGCCCGAGACGAAACGCGGCAAAACGCCCGTGATCGCGATCCCGAACCCGTTCTATCAGGTCTATGCGGTGGCGGCGGCAGCCGTCGGCGCGGAGCCGGTTTTCGTGCCCGCGGGCGCTGATACCGGGTTTTTGCCTAATTATGCGGCACTTGCGCCCGAGGTGCTGGACCGTATCACCGTGGCCTATCTGTGCTCGCCCTCGAACCCGCAGGGCGCAGTCGCGAGCCGCGAATATCTGGCCGATCTGCTGCATCTGGCCGAGAAGCACGATTTCATCGTTTTCGCCGACGAGTGCTATTCCGAGATCTGGCGCGAGGCCCCGCCGCCCGGTGCCGCACAGGTCGCCGCCGAGGAGGGCATCGACCCTGAGCGCGTGGTGATTTTCCATTCGCTCTCGAAGCGGTCGAACCTGCCGGGGCTGCGCTCGGGCTTCCTCGCTGCCGGGCCGCAAAGCATCAAACATATCCGTCGCCTGCGCGCCTATGCCGGTGCGCCGCTGCCGCAGCCGCTGCAGCGCGTGGCCGAGCGGGCTTGGGCGGATGAGGCCCATGTCACGGAAAATCGTCGCCTCTACGCCGAGAAATACGAGATCGCGGGACAGATCTTCGACGGCGTCGGTGGCTTCCAGCTGCCGCAGGGCGGCTTCTTCCTCTGGCTTCCCGTCGAAGACGGGGAGGCAGCGGCGCTCAAGCTTTGGACAGAGACCGGCATTCGCGTGCTGCCGGGCGCCTATCTCGCGCGCGAGGTGAACGGGGAAAACCCCGGCCAGAAATATATCAGAGTGGCTCTGGTCGCTCCAAAAGCAGAAACGCAGCGCGGGCTGATGCAGCTCCGCGACTGCCTTTACGGTTGA
- a CDS encoding LON peptidase substrate-binding domain-containing protein has translation MMKKGDLPEILPLFPLPGALLLPRARLPLHIFEPRYLQMIEDCMKTKSRLIGMIQPIKGPEGQNHLNAIGCAGRLTGFSETEDGRYMITLSGISRYRIVKQIEGFTPYIRAEVSWAGFERDLGAAEHDTGFDRDEFLDLLAKFFHAQGLDTDWETLKDADDELLINSLGMLLPLEPEDKQALLEAPCLATRRETLVTLIEYALHGGGEERLQ, from the coding sequence ATGATGAAGAAAGGCGACTTGCCCGAAATCCTTCCGCTTTTTCCGCTGCCCGGTGCGCTGCTGCTGCCCCGGGCGCGGCTTCCGCTGCATATCTTCGAGCCGCGCTATCTGCAGATGATCGAAGATTGCATGAAGACCAAGTCTCGGCTGATCGGAATGATCCAGCCGATCAAGGGGCCGGAGGGGCAAAACCACCTCAATGCGATCGGCTGTGCGGGCCGTCTGACCGGGTTCTCCGAGACCGAGGACGGGCGCTACATGATCACCCTGTCGGGGATCTCGCGCTATCGCATCGTGAAACAGATCGAGGGCTTCACGCCCTATATTCGTGCCGAGGTCAGTTGGGCCGGGTTCGAACGCGATCTGGGCGCGGCCGAGCATGACACCGGTTTCGACCGCGACGAATTTCTCGACCTGCTGGCGAAGTTTTTCCACGCGCAGGGGCTGGATACCGATTGGGAAACGCTGAAAGATGCCGATGACGAGTTGCTGATCAACTCGCTCGGGATGCTGTTGCCGCTGGAGCCGGAGGACAAGCAGGCGCTGTTGGAAGCGCCCTGTCTGGCCACCCGGCGCGAGACCTTGGTGACCCTGATCGAATATGCGCTGCATGGCGGCGGAGAGGAGCGGTTGCAATGA